In Choloepus didactylus isolate mChoDid1 chromosome 5 unlocalized genomic scaffold, mChoDid1.pri SUPER_5_unloc2, whole genome shotgun sequence, the following proteins share a genomic window:
- the LOC119524352 gene encoding LOW QUALITY PROTEIN: thyroid receptor-interacting protein 11-like (The sequence of the model RefSeq protein was modified relative to this genomic sequence to represent the inferred CDS: inserted 2 bases in 2 codons; substituted 1 base at 1 genomic stop codon), with product MTPSLFICFPDEGYFGGFQFGTVLNKAIVNICVQFFMWKWDSNSFEEVPSSTTAELYGYPVLSFGGSLASPTGQISKLIRDKSSTGITQDLDDEKKRACQLRDDKMNITKELDMQNEKLTERESESKLLNEKNLILTKQIDQLSKDEVGKLRQIIQQRDLEIKALHARMSSPSYTQDVVYLQQQLQAYTVEKGQILAVLDEKTRENSRLKTEHHQMIDMAAAQQAALIKLQDENKKLSTRLESSGQEMLRKTVQNLSLIIREKDIEIDALSQKCQTLLTVLQTSNTGNEVGGVNSNQFEELLQERDKLKQQVMKMEEWKQQVMTTVQNMEHESAQQQEELQKLQTQVLIDSDNNSKLQVEYTGLIQSYDQKETKLKTLGQELAQVQRSLGQLLNTKDHLVGKLDIISQRLFSGSSLXSESEESLGAVKSDIPSEPSKLLQQEIEKLRKSLQEKDATIQTLQENNHRLSDSIAATSELERKEHEQTDSEIKQLKEKQDVLQKLLKGKDLLLKAKYDQLHSLNENFTNQVNENEILRQAVTNLKERISILEMDMCQLKEENGKLVEISRVKQTECQALQETNMKFSMMLREREFEHQEINEKALAFEQLLKEKEQGKTGELNQLLNAVQSMQEKTVTFQEERDQVMLALKQKQMENSLLSEVKDLREKELCLNQELERLHHQLSESQDFYTGEALAAAEREANLRKEVTVLEEKLVSSSNALENASHQASLQVESLQEQLNVVSKQRDETALQLSVSQDEVKQYALSLANLQMVLERAQQEERAMYTAELEKQSALVSKWKKKAENLERKLVSLQESLDEANAALDSASRLTKQLDLQEEQIEELQKQNEVLQEMLDDIQRKWMNLVNDTEGKVDKVLLRNVLIVYFQTPKSERQEVLRLMGSILGMKKEEMEKLFCDDQGGATTWMSGWLGGASKNVPQKPLRANQQPALNSSFSELFLKFLLTESYPSILPXKRLLRDRKPLDLPGRAKLATNVGQIFKDTAESRTGXRADLNPLLAPCSAAVSLIHPGGLGTGGAKHLLLNPTFTPFPVLPANTAGAGKDLLKQESNNVAL from the exons ATGACTCCAagtttgtttatctgtttccCTGATGAAGGATACTTTGGTGGCTTCCAGTTTGGAACTGTTCTGAATAAAGCTATTGTCAATATTTGTGTGCAGTTTTTTATGTGGAAATGGGATTCCAACTCATTTGAGGAAGTACCTAGCAGCACAACTGCTGAATTGTATGGTTACCCAGTGCtcagcttt GGGGGCAGCCTGGCTTCCCCCACAGGCCAGATTTCAAAGTTGATAAGAGATAAGTCGTCGACAGGCATCACCCAAGATCTGGATGATGAAAAAAAGAGAGCTTGCCAACTTAGAGATGATAAAATGAACATTACTAAAGAATTAGACatgcaaaatgaaaaactaaCAGAACGAGAATCGGAGAGTAAACTTCTAAATGAAAAGAACCTAATTTTAACAAAACAGATTGATCAGCTGTCCAAAGACGAGGTTGGTAAACTAAGGCAGATCATCCAGCAGAGGGATTTGGAGATAAAAGCTCTTCATGCAAGAATGTCTTCACCTTCTTACACCCAGGATGTTGTTTACCTTCAACAGCAACTACAGGCCTACACTGtggagaaaggacaaatattggctGTTTTGGATGAGAAGACTAGGGAAAATAGCCGCCTAAAAACAGAACATCACCAAATGATAGACATGGCTGCTGCCCAACAAGCAGCGCTTATTAAGCtgcaagatgaaaataaaaaattgtccACTAGATTGGAAAGTAGTGGCCAGGAAATGCTTAGAAAAACTGTTCAGAATTTATCACTTATCATTCGAGAAAAAGACATTGAAATAGATGCATTAAGTCAGAAATGTCAGACTTTGTTGACAGTGTTACAGACATCTAACACAGGAAATGAGGTTGGAGGTGTTAACAGTAATCAGTTTGAGGAGCTTCTACAGGAACGAGATAAATTAAAACAGCAAGTGATGAAAATGGAAGAGTGGAAACAACAGGTGATGACCACAGTGCAAAATATGGAACATGAGTCAGCCCAACAACAGGAAGAACTTCAAAAACTTCAGACCCAGGTTTTGATTGACAGTGATAATAACTCTAAACTGCAGGTAGAATATACTGGCCTAATCCAAAGTTATGACCAGAAGGAAACCAAACTCAAAACTTTGGGTCAGGAATTAGCACAAGTTCAGCGCAGCTTAGGGCAACTTTTGAATACCAAGGATCATCTTGTAGGAAAACTTGATATTATTTCACAACGGCTCTTTTCTGGATCATCAC TTTCAGAGTCAGAAGAATCTCTCGGGGCAGTTAAGTCTGATATACCTAGTGAACCTTCTAAATTGCTtcaacaagaaatagaaaaattaagaaaatcactGCAGGAAAAAGATGCAACAATTCAAACTCTCCAGGAAAATAACCATAGATTGTCTGATTCGATTGCTGCCACCTCAGAgctagaaagaaaagaacatgaaCAAACTGATTCAGAAATTAAGCAGCTAAAGGAAAAACAAGATGTTTTACAAAAGTTACTTAAGGGTAAAGACCTCTTACTCAAAGCCAAATATGATCAGTTACattctttaaatgaaaatttcactaaccaagtgaatgaaaatgaaattctgaGGCAGGCAGTAACAAACCTAAAGGAGAGAATATCAATTTTAGAAATGGACATGTGTCAACtaaaagaggaaaatggaaaactagTAGAAATATCCAGGGTAAAGCAAACAGAATGTCAAGCATTACAAGAGACTAACATGAAGTTTTCTATGATGCTGCGAGAAAGGGAGTTTGAACACCAGGAGATAAATGAGAAGGCTCTTGCTTTTGAGCAactattgaaagaaaaagaacagggcAAGACTGGGGAGTTAAATCAGCTTTTAAATGCAGTTCAGTCGATGCAGGAGAAGACAGTTACATTTCAAGAGGAAAGAGACCAAGTCATGTTGGCCCtgaaacagaaacaaatggaaaacagtTTACTTAGTGAGGTGAAGGATTTACGTGAAAAAGAATTGTGCTTAAACCAGGAGCTAGAGAGATTGCATCATCAACTTTCAGAATCACAGGATTTTTATACTGGTGAAGCTCTGGCTGCAGCAGAGAGAGAGGCTAACCTAAGAAAAGAAGTCACAGTATTGGAGGAGAAGCTAGTTTCATCCTCTAATGCACTGGAAAATGCAAGTCATCAAGCCAGTTTGCAGGTAGAGTCATTGCAGGAACAACTGAATGTAGTCTCCAAGCAGAGGGATGAAACCGCTCTTCAGCTTTCGGTGTCACAAGATGAGGTAAAGCAGTATGCTCTATCACTAGCCAACCTACAGATGGTACTAGAGCGTGCGCAACAAGAGGAAAGAGCTATGTATACTGCTGAACTAGAAAAGCAAAGTGCGCTTGTAAGTAAGTGGAAGAAAAAGGCTGAAAACCTAGAAAGAAAACTGGTGTCTTTACAGGAAAGTTTGGATGAAGCCAATGCTGCTTTGGACTCAGCATCGAGACTCACAAAACAGTTAGATCTACAGGAAGAGCAAATCGAAGAACTTCAAAAACAGAATGAGGTCCTACAGGAAATGTTAGATGACATTCAGAGGAAATGGATGAACTTGGTAAATGACACAGAAGGAAAAGTGGACAAGGTACTCCTGAGAAACGTCTTAATAGTCTATTTTCAAACTCCAAAAAGTGAGCGGCAAGAAGTGTTAAGATTAATGGGAAGCATCCTTGGAATGAaaaaggaggagatggagaaattGTTCTGTGATGATCAAGGTGGTGCTACCACGTGGATGAGTGGGTGGCTTGGAGGAGCATCAAAAAATGTCCCCCAAAAACCTCTGAGAGCAAATCAACAACCTGCACTCAATAGTTCTTTCTCAGAGCTTTTCCTTAAATTTCTACTAACAGAATCTTATCCATCTATTCTACCATGAAAGCGATTACTTCGTGATAGGAAACCCCTAGATTTACCAGGAAGGGCTAAACTAGCCACAAATGTAGGACAGATTTTTAAAGATACAGCAGAGTCCAGAACTG GAAGAGCAGATTTGAATCCACTCTTAGCTCCCTGTTCTGCAGCTGTGTCACTTATTCACCCAGGTGGACTTGGAACTGGTGGGGCTAAGCATCTTCTTTTGAACCCAACATTTACACCTTTTCCAGTGTTACCTGCTAACACTGCTGGAGCTGGCAAAGACCTTTTAAAGCAAGAGAGTAACAATGTagccctttaa